In the genome of Thunnus albacares chromosome 16, fThuAlb1.1, whole genome shotgun sequence, the window AGGGGATTTCTCCCTCTGCTCACTTGTCCTGTCCTTGAAGTCTTCAATGATTGGGATGATCTGTTTTTGGAGGgcctgtttttcctcttcctcagccTTGAGCTTGGCAACAAGCTCAAGGATTGTTGCGGTCTCTTGGTGGAGATGAATTTTCAAGTCGTCCAACTCCTCACAAAGACTCCTCTCCTTCTCAGCAGCAACTGTTGTCACGTTCTCCATTTTAAGACACAGAGCTTCCTGCTCTACCTTCATCCTCTGAAACTGCTTCTTGtattctgatgttttgtttgaattGTCAGCAATCTGTGTCTCAAGTTGCTGTTGAAGCGagtgacttttttctttttctgctgtgaGGTAGCTGTATGCATGGTAGACATTAGAATACTCCTGATAGAGCTCATTGTAGGAAGCAGTGAGCGTGTCAAACTCTGCCCTCAGCTGCTTCTCTTTAAGCACCAACAGTGCTTCCTTGCTCTTCTGCTGGGCCAACTCTTTTTCGGATTCCTCCAGCTTTTTGGTGAGCTGGATCTTCTGGGTGTACTCCTGGCCAGCTTTGGCCCTCTCTGTCTGGCATAGTCTAGTTTGCTGCTGTCTCCAGCCTCTCTCTTTATGGAGTTCATTGGTTAAGTACTCAATCTGGTCCCAGAGAGTCTTGTTTTCTTCCACTTCTGAGGCCAGGCTGGTGCAGAGGTCAGTAACCTTCTTCTCCTGAGAGATATTGTGTTCATTTGCCATTTGGAGCTGAGTCTTTAGCTCTTCAACCTGTTCCACCAGGTTCACCCTTTCTGTACTGCTGTAAATGTTGGAGGATCCCAGGACTGCTGAATGTAGTCTTGAAGCCATTGCAGTCTGTTTCACAGTTGTGGATTTCCtactgaaatgaaatgtctcaattGACAGAACTCTAATCACAGCTGCCGTATACACGGATGTACTGACAAGATCATACACGTGAAATGGAGCTGCTATCCCCTTGATATTTGCAAGTAACCTGGTGATGACATCATACACGTGTAATGAATCTGTTCCTTTGATGTTATGACATCATACATGTATGATGGAACTATTGCTGCCTGTTGTCTTTCCCCcctagttactgttgctatgtcTGTCAAAACTTCCTTCTAGCACAGCACATGCAGTTTACAATAACAGTGGCAGATTTATCAATCTGGATTCTTAGTTAGTTTTGAAACAATGAGTCTTCAATTTCACACAGAAGTGGACAAAAGCAGCTTTTCATTTAGCTGATGACCATGGATTTTTGTCCACTGAATTAATAAATGTTGctagcagattttatcagctgtagctgACTCAGGTAATTGAGGTGATTTATTTCAAAACAAGAATCCTGTAAAAACGTTTTAAATATGCATCTGAGGGCGTCCTACGTGATATCATGCTCTAAGAGTTAGCACTGCAGTGAATGTAACAGAATGTtcactatgaaaataaatgctttACCTCTTCAACAACCAAGCCAAGTTTCCTAGTGTCCTACCAGCAGCTGATTATATTGACAGGGATATGCCCAGAGTTAGCTTCACCTTAGCCCTGGATCCATAAAGCAGTCTCCCCTGTGCTTCCTGCCCTCAGTCTGGAGGCTGGAGCAGCAGTTGCAGATGCAGCAGTCTGTTACACAagcttttgttaaaataatgtcACATTATATTGTAAAAGATCCAGCTGATGAGATACTGAGGCAACAGAAGTCATAAAAGTGTTATTCAAATCtgtttatattatttcttttgATAGTTGCAAGATTGTTCAAGTTCTAGATACATCTTAAGGATGGTAGGCTAGCAAAGAGTCTGAATGCTCACATAAATGAGacagtttttgatttttaagaAATTAGCAAAACTTTCCAAAAACATGATGCTCTGTTGTAGTCTGATGGCCATAAAAGCCAAATTAATCCATTTGAAATTGTATTTATaacacaaaatgtgcaaaagtgAAGGGGTCTGACTTCTTTTTGAAGCGACAATCATTCCAAATCATGTCTCAGAAGATCATCTAGAATCTACTCTTAACCAATTTAGGAGACTTCTGGAGATCTCTTAAATTAAAGAGCATTTTTAGGTCGAAAGAAACTCGATAAATAGCTGTTCGTCTCAAGTTTGCAAgtagatttttacttttatatttaagTAAAGTCTAAAATTTAACTTTCagcagtttgataaatataGACCATGTCCACAGAGACGTATATTGAATCCATAAATGAGAAATTCTTTATTCGCCAAGTGTTAATCACTTTTAAATGCTCAAATTCAGAGTAAGATGCaacagaaaagacagacagaatggGTTTGAGTAGGTTTTATTGATCTCTATGTATTGCTTCATTGCTAGACTGTTGTACAGAGGGGCTCAAAGTAATCCTGAAAATGATCAACTCTGTTGGACAGAGAAACCTTATTACATTTTCACTTATCCCAGCTTTAATCAGTGATTTTTAACCCTGTTAATTAACCACTTCAACCAACTCAGATAATAACAATCAGAGATCTGTAGATGGGCCAATCAAGGGATTAAAGTCACTGAAACAACCAAATTAACTCACTCTAATGTCAGTTTTCCTGCAACAAATCAAATCTTTACTTTACGGAATTGTGGTGAATGAGATATTAGTTTAATCTGCATGTGTTAAAGTTacatcaatgttgttttttaactaAAACTCAAGCATTTTTAGAGCTGTGGCCCTTTTTTGCCCAGCTTGCATATGATATGAGGCCTACATATGGTATGAGGTACTACAGACATGTATCTATCTACTAAATATCTTCTCTTACAGCAGGACAAAGAGCTCTAATGTAACAATATAAATCTCTGAGGTTAAACTGTAAAAGCAGGACTTGGAGAGAGTTTACAACAGAATCAGTGGGTTGGCTTCAGGATTTCCaagtttgttttgatgttgatGAATCCAGAACATTCTCTTTGTCAGCAGACAGTGCAGGTTGGGCTGCAAATCCAACTTTATTTGACCacactgggaaaaaaacaaacagatggagATCAGGATTTGAAAGGGATTCTTTTCATCCCAGCTAAATCATAAAGTAAGCTGACATGAATTCTCATTGTCATAGTGTTAAATTGAACACAAGAGCCCACTAAATAGACAGGATTGAGCATAATATCTATATTTCATATCGCAAAAAGTACTCAAATCATTTTCCGAAGTAAAATTGGCAATATCAGATTATCAAATTACTAGTTTATATGGAAAAATACTCTTTTCCGATCAGTTGAAAAGAACGGAAATAAGAAAAGACGTgaaaagaaggagggaaggaaaagaagggttagaagaaaggaaaaaaatattgttttggtaataatgttcatattttaaatgtaattagtaATTAGTAACTATAACTGACAGTAGAAAAGGTCAGTTTCTCTCAGAAATGCAGTGAAGTGAAAGTTGAAAGTCTCTCAGACAGAATCCCCCAAGTAAAGTACCAGCTAACCTAATGTTTGTACTTTGAACTACACACAGTAAAGTAGTTGAACATAGGTACTTTGGTCTTTTGCCACTACTATTAtcttaaaaaggagaaaattaatAACTTAAAGAAGCATTGAAATGACAGTAAATGGTCGTAACCTTTAGAATATGTGCCGGTCCAGACACATTAACTAACAACaagaaaatatatcaaatatttgtTGGTTAACTCTTTACAAGTGCTTGAACTGGCTGCTGGACACTCACACACTGGTTTCCTTGTAGTTGTCCAGAGCCTTCTGGGCCACCACCTCGGAGAACTTGGGGTCAGTCCAGGGGATGTCACCCGGGACGCTGAAGTTCATGGGTGGTGAGTCGAAGAGCTGCACAGACACTTTGGTTTCTTCTGGCTCCGTATCCTCATCAGGCTTCTCCTCGCCGTCCCTGCAGATCACCTACAATACAGAAAAGAAGGGTTTAGCTGCACATCCAGTTTTTCTGCCTACAGTCaacatacatgcattttcattgaTATATTCTGCATGCATGCAGATATAGTGGGCAGATACTGGCTTGTACAACTCCAAATTCAGTAATTTTCAGTTGAATTATTGCTGTAACaccttaaaaagaaaaactctcaAAACGCTTGTACCTTCTGTACTTTTTAATACCATAAAATCCAATTTGCAAGGTGGTAGTCAAGCTAAAAGTAAGGTTCAAGGTTGCTTTTATTgtctctaaaaagagaaaattgtcTTAAGGCCTAAACGCACTGGTAGCGTCTGACGGGCGCGTTTGAACTACACCTTCCTCTCtgcatttctcattttcattcattcattacgtCCAACTAATGCAGCAGTTAATACAAAGGTTCTGTGGTGTtggcatttcaaatctgatgcttGCAGTGCGCCATAGGAGCATCAATTGATAATTGACAAGCGTCAGATGACATGCGTCAATTATCGCTTTTGGGCCTTTAGATTTAATGCATTACATTGTCATATCTTTCAGATTTCTCTGTATCATGACCCTGcataaaatcagaaaaaatcTCTATCCTTTCTGTACCACCTTTTTagaaattcatattttgttCATGAACTTTTGGATAAGACACAAATGTCCTAATGAGAATTTAAAGCAAGCAAACCAAGATATATAATGGAATATTGATTTTGGCTGCAAATTGCACCCTCAACAAGTAGAGGTTCTCCAAACCAAAACTTACACAGAGGAACTGAGAAGGATAAAGAATAAAAGACTGCTTTGGAGCTAAACTGAATGTGAGCAACAAGTTCAGACGGCCTACAGTACGTACCGTCTGAACTTGGAAGATGTTGTCCTTTGAGTTGGTGTTATTGACCAGAGATGACACCCAGCCGAactgcttgttgaacaggtcCAGGATGGAGGAGGTGTTAAACATCTGCTCCTCAAACCTCTTCAGGAGGGTGTTGTACTGCTGGGTGAAACGCTCTGCCATGGCCAGcgcctcctccagctcctccttcAGGGGGCCCTCCAGAGGTTTCTTCCCAGAGCAATCTGCAAAGAAAACAGGCAGAAGACGAGCATATGTCATCCTGGAGCTCAAGTACGGTTAGGAAAATCTGTTTGGTGCAAAAATGGGCTTAAATGACTGAAGGTCATGATAACAATTCCTAAACATGATAGAAgttgcagtttgttttattgtaggATTTTTGAACAAGGAAATCTTCTCACTGTCGTGTGGGAGGAACCATTTGTAAAATCTGATAACAGCTGCTAACAATAAAATTCTAGGAACACgatttgatattttgggaaatatgcttaatTGCTTTCTTACCCcaaagttagatgagaagatcaatacctcTTTCAAGTATAATATAAGTATTGATGTTCTCAGCTCTCAAAGAAAGTGCATTAGCAGATTTTCCAAAACAtcaaactatttatttaatgagaaaaacataATGAAGTTAGTtgatttttagccatgctagcagcgtgGCTCAATGtatggcaatgttggtctgtcagtTGGTCCAGTCAGAAATAGCTCAACCACTAATGGATTGCTGTAAAATATTTATGAcgtcccctgacttttcctctagcgccatcaCCAGGTCAAAATTTTTAGTTGTCCAATACTTGCGCTTATGATCAAATACCTACGAAATGAATGCAATTTCCataactttgtgtttagtgttaattagcAAATTCTAGCATGCTTATGTGCTAAACTAacatgaacatggtaaacattatacatgCATCACATTAGTGTGCTAGCATtgttgtgagcatgttagcatgacgGTAGGCCAAACCAACCATTTAAAAGTGTGTTGTCACTCTTACATAAATACGTTCCTCCaggtttttttgtgattattgcagccaaaaatgcttgattttgcagcagcttttttcAAAAGTTGTGATACAATTGTATGTTTTGTGCGTTCCAATTGCAGTAAAATTGAAGGAATTGGGAAAAATtgcaagaaaaggaaaataatgctattatttaaaaattactaccaatgaagagtcatatgtaatcacttACTTTGATAAAAAGGTTACTGTATATCACAGAgacaactatatttcagtgctaattttttaaatttacttcctgaacatgagaaccatgagcTCAAAGttatagaaaaagaaaaatactgtacttgagttcactttataagcctttattaaataaacgtTCAtctcaacattaaaaaaatcagtcaataatgccattaaaataaatccattaacaGAAAgaatatagtttcatttccaaCTGGTATTCTTTTGACTAACTGAATGCAAACTTCATTTAGGAACATTTGGGAATAGTTTTTCTTGGTCTATGGCAGTActttttgttggcaggtgagatttgtccattTTCCACCTGAACGTGCACTTGAATCCTTGCTGAATGCGATGTGATGACATAAATTACCATGACACAAAATGCGACAATTGGCCCAAATCACAAGCAgtctgttgatttggccatttcatgcagaaaaattacagtaatttagcaaaattgaAAGCTCTAGCAAATATTGTGGAGATTGCTTGAATTTGCTTACATACATATCTTAGGATTTAAATGTAGATGCTTGTAACTCCAATAAGCTGAGACATCATtctgaatgtgaaatcaatatGAACCTCTATTTCcaaatgtctctctgtctaaAATGTAGACAGTACATCTTTGCTTTCAGAGCCTGTCCTGTCTGTTCATGGCTAGGgaacaaaaacatcatcaacataaAGTAGGAGATTACATTATTAAATTGCATTCTCCCTCTCTGCATCCCCTGGCCATTAATTCGAAGCCCTTCCTGTTTTCAACATTATCATAAATCCTAATTGTGTTAATAAAAACATCTCTGGACCATCATTCAGGTCTCCATCTCTAGTTTCCTGCCAGAGGAAGCTGGATGAAAGGACACAGCCAGACCTTAGTGCCCTGTACCCTGTACCTTTTGAGCAGTTATTATTAGATGTTGTGTTATGTGTTATGACATCTGacataattttatattattatattttcatattatgtCATTTACTGTGTTGGTTTgctctgtttatttttgctgcCTATGTATGTTACACATTTGCAAACTTTTGTACTTTgtctacatcatcatcatcatcattgctATCATTATACCTTTATTGTAtccatgtttatatttttaactgatttttaaCTGAGTTTTGGTCACAAACACTTCACCAGAGACTTATCTTACCAATATGTTGGATGTCTTTGCACTTCTGACACTCGTCGCGGAACTTGAGGCAGCCAGCTGAGTTGCGACGAATCTCTCTGCAGGTCATCTTGCCGTTGCCAAAAGGTTTGGTGATAACCACGTCCTCATTCACAATGCCATCTGCGaccagacacaaacacacagtttacaaCATGTCTGTTTCCAAATCACAACTTTGTGTTAATTTTTTATTCATGGTTTGAAACTAGCTTAAAAACCCTGTAAAGTCCACTCACAAATCGATAAATCCTAAACTCActttttttaatcagaattttATTGCTCTTCAAACAACTACAAAGGTTTAGATGAGTAGAATTGACAGGGCAACAATATTAAAACTGATGTTAATGATCTTTTAACATCCTTCAGTAGAATTTTTCATACAGATctttaacttgtaatggagtatttttacatttctgtattggtacttttacttaagtaaaggatctgaatacttcttccactgctggttGTGATTCAGGTAGAGGATGTTAGAGAACATACCCTCATTAGGAAGTGTGTCAGAGTCAAGGTCCATCATGGAGCCCATGGAGCCGAAGAAGTTCCTGCCCATGCCCATCATGGGGGAGAACAAACTCTGGAAGCCGTGGAAAGGCTCGTGGAAGACTGTGCGAATGACTCTGCTCCGGCGAGCGTAGGGTCCCCAGAAACTGGGCAAAAGGAAACTTGGAGGGTTGTAATGCACATGATCAGCCACCTGAGGAGCGTGAAgcacacagaaacagagctgATGCTGTTATACCTGTTAACCacctcctgagaaaaatatctggctcttcagctgctaaatgctccactatgttcaccagctagtcactaactgtgtTTGCCTGCTGTAGCTGGAAACAAAGTTATTgacagcagtgagagtgaatgaAAACTATAGCTGCAATGATTCATCAATTGACAAAAAGTTAATTAGCAACTATCTTGTCTATCTTGTTACTATGTTGTCCCTGAATGTTGGTGGGCAGAATTAAGTGTTACTGACTGTAGTCAATACAACTATCACAGTAAATATGTATCTGTATGTCCAGTGTTTATTCCTATGGTCTACAGGTGAACAGTACCTTCAtactgtctgaaaatatgctGTCCACTCCGTCGGCCATCTCTGAGTATTTCTCCTCCAGGTTCCTGAACTCTGTGTTTTGTCGTTGTCCCTCCTGCTCCAGGTCGTCTATCTTCTCCCCGTTGATCCAGATGGAGAAGGGAGAGGATCGGTTCAGCACGTCCTCCAACTACAGAGAAAGGGAGAattagtattttcatttttttaaatccataTTTATAATACCAATACTAAAAAGATGCTAGACAGTAAGTAAGGCAGTAAAGGAAGTAAGTGCTAtttgcagtaaaaatgaaaatactataCTACTTGCCATCATATAGTATTACTAGCTATTACGAGTTATTACGAGTATCTGACCTGGCGTCCCACCAGTCCAGATCCACTGCTGCATGTGCGGGAGTAGTACTTGATGCAGGTGTTCTTCAGACAGGGCTTACACTCCTCCCATAGAGCCTTCATGGTCTCGTTAcaaacctcctcctcctgctccagcttAGCCTCCATCTCCTGAGCCGCACGCATCGATTCCTGCagcaaaacagagacagagattaaagaggaaatcttttttcttctttttttattgtggtaCCATCGTTAATATAAGTTGCTTATTGTTACGGTATTCATTGTTGCAGCAAAAAAATGACAGCTCCACCTACAGTTAGGAGATCACGTGATACAAAATAACACCTCTATCAATTTGCTATGTACAGAGAAAACACATAATGTAGCCCATGAAGGACATGttatacactttttaaaaaaataaagggatgcaactaatgattatttttatgattgattaatcgttttatCCATAAAATGATCCATGAAGTGAAAAATaccattataatttcccagagtcaaaggagacatcttcaaatgtcctattttgtctgactaacagtaCAAACCCTGAGGTTATTCAGTTTAATAGTATATATAACAAAGTAAAGTAATagatcatcacatttgagaagctgaaaccagctgtttactatttttgctttaaaaatgaccaaaacgattatatgattatttaaaatattttctgattaattttctgtcaatcgactaattgatgAGTTGACTAATCATTGTGGCTCTAAACATTTTAtggaatatatttattattattatttttaaacagacaGGAGAAAAGCATGTGCAGAATATGCACAgaagaaacaaatcaaaatttGTTCTAGAGACATATCAAAGAGGGAATAAAGAAATGATATTTTTGTAATTCCTGTTGTTAtaaaaaagagttttaaaaatcGTTTTCCTTTAGTTCTTGGTCTATGTCACAATGCCATTGCTAGAGCTGAgctgaaataacttttttttgcaggaattcattattttttcaggAAAGGACTGAGGAAAATGGCAATAAAGAAGATCCACTCTGCAAGAAAACTGTTTCTCATTTTGTCATTCTGTATCCTGTCAGCATACTGAGGTGATATCATTAAGTATTTGCTTACTTGTAGTGAGAACGGGTctattttcttcatctttctttcgtcatttgttaaatatttgggttcttgctgttgctgctttatAAAAGTTATAAACCACAGGATGAAGTGCTTTATAGTGACTTAAAAGTTTACTCTGCTTTGTGATGTGGctcaaaaaaaagcacattaacTGTTCTGTAATCACTAGACAACTCTATTGGGacaaaacatgtcagtgtgttttattatggattatattttaattatactttaccttcattatttatataaaaaagaagaaattatataatatatgtcTCATGTCTCTACCTCTTTCTGCTGCTTGGTTTTCTCCAGAGCATCCAGAAACATCTTGTGGTCCTCTGAGGATTTCTGCATCACACTCTTCATCTCCTTCACCCCATTAATGGCGTTTTCAATCTGTTCATCCAGATATTTCTCTCCCTGGAGTGAAAGCCctgtgaagaaaaacatataacatGCATTTTCACTTCAACTGTGAACGCAAAATACAATATCATGTATTGCTCCTGCGTCTCTTCCCAAGCTGACACATTTCTGTTCAAAGTAAATgataattatatgtttttatcttcatttatGTGCACGTGTTtgcaaacagaagaagaaatttacaaaaaacacCCTTtaactctcctctgctgtctgttACTGCTACATCCTCAAGTTTCCAttttaaacatgtcattttttacatatttaaacacTGCTGGAATAGCAATCTTCATACCTGCTCATATGTTGaggggatttttttctttttcctaaaGCTTTGCTAATTTCCAACAGGGTAAGGTGACtccattttaacatttaaagggTGTTTTCTGATGCCTTATATACCCCAAGAGATGCAGTGAAACTTACGGGTAAGATCCTCTTTAGATGGGGGAACGATACAGTTGGCTGAGGCCAGAAGAAGAGCCAACACAGCCAGAGTCTTTGACcccttcttcttcatcatcatcatcatcattaacatCCTCTCTGACTCTCACGGGGCCAGCAGGCAATGATGAGAAAAACCTGGAAAAAAGAGTCACAGTTAAATCTCTGCCTCCTGTTGTAATGTTGTTGTAATGTACCTGCATCTCCACTAGAGGGTGACATAAACTGtacagaagacagacagagagctaCGCAGTAAAAAATGAGCACACTTACTCAGCAGGTTTTCATCCTCACACAgcataacataaaaataaccgCACTAATCAATACATGTAAATAATTCAGAGCCTCCTGAATGCATCATATTCCTCATCTCCGGTTTCAATCTTTAAAACACAAAGTGGGGAAATCATCACCAAGTTGACCTCAGATCAGTTTATTTTTGGGTGACTTTGACCGACGGTGCCTTTGAAAAGCATTACATAAAGAGAACAGCGAGCCCTTTCTCTGTTTAAACATTTCTCTGACGTGTGCTTGGTCAGCTGCCCATGTTTTCATCaatgtcagattaaacaaagACCGACTGTggatgctgatttttttttttttccctcttcttcacacacacaagatagAGACTGATAGAGTGATGAATGATACAGAGAGAAAGTCATTAGACAGAAGGACTGGCCTTCGCTTCTTTGTTTGCAGCTTTTCTTGTGCAGTATAAATCTCCTTCTCTGAgtttaatctgttgattaattCTACAGCCACCTTTAATCCTCTGTTTTCTTCTAACTCAGCAGAGGGTTTCAAATGTACCAACCTGCCATTTTCAAGCAGGgtaatgacattttaacatgcaTAAGAAAGTTAGTGAATTTATATTATACTAAAATCTGAAAGTATTAGGCTTCAAGTGTTTGTCGAACATCTCATCCCAAAATCATTGACATTAATCTGCTTCAGCCTCAAGAGCATTAGTGAAGTTGACCACAGATGTTGGGTGATAATGTCTGGCTCACAGTTCATTCCAAACATGTGAGatgaggtcagggctctgtgcaggccggTCAAGTTTTTCCCAAGAAATCATCTCTTCATGGACCTTGCTTTGTGCATGGGAGCACTGTCAtgtaaaaagaggaaagagtTTTTTTCCCAAAGTGTTGCCACAAACTTGTAACCACACTACTGtcttgcactgggtgacatgttccttcaccacgaAGATTACGATCGCAGTAGTTTGTTTTGAAACAGCTCCTCAGACATTGATCATGTTTTCAATCTCAGGAGAGTTGTTCCGTGTACGGCAGACGCCACTGCAGAGTTCTGTTTatagagcttcactagcttgttgtgcagCATATCACAACCTTTTGACCTTGTACTACATTGTTAATAACTttagtataaagtcaagaggttgtcatatgtagcacaacaagctagcaaaattcctgtgcatgtgcatgtgcagtggCGTCTGCCGTACACTGAACTGCTCttcagagactgaaaacatgatcattGTTTAGTTTTTGGAGCCGTTCTAAACAAACCAGCATGACCGTAATCTTTGTGTTGAAGGAATATGTTGCCCATATGTTGCCCGTGTGTCTCACTGACATGATTCatggtttttggacaacaatggaggtctatggcacagaggaataagataaggctatatcaggctttggatacacacgcaatacttgtaagtaggatcaattcatggTTTGGCTctacatgagatttgttgacaataagaaaaatatagaaaattgctaGTCAAATCCTTTAACGTTTCCTTTAGTTGGGACTAAGGGGCCCAGCCCAAAGACCAAAAGTTGTGGACAGGTGTGTCCACATACCTTTGGCCATATAGTGTAAGTTGAGTTACAGCAAGTCACCATATTATCCAAGGTAAGAGTGACACTGACCTGTATGCAATAAAGAGTTATTTGCTGATCATTAAAActtagttttctttttcaaataaaatatatcttaTGTAAGTTTAGATGAGAGAAATCTTCTTCATGTCATGCAGTCAATTTTGAGCACAGTTGCCTGCTCGCCCACCATCTCTTGTTCCTATGGAAACAAGCAAAGTGTTTTTGCATCATATCTTGTATAAATTTAACCAATAAGTTTTACATTAATTTCTTATTCAACCCCCACACAtgcaattcaattcaattcaattcagttcacacataaacatgctCATTCAGCTTGCTGCAGCTTTTGATTGAAGCTATATGATGTTTAT includes:
- the clu gene encoding clusterin translates to MLMMMMMMKKKGSKTLAVLALLLASANCIVPPSKEDLTRLSLQGEKYLDEQIENAINGVKEMKSVMQKSSEDHKMFLDALEKTKQQKEESMRAAQEMEAKLEQEEEVCNETMKALWEECKPCLKNTCIKYYSRTCSSGSGLVGRQLEDVLNRSSPFSIWINGEKIDDLEQEGQRQNTEFRNLEEKYSEMADGVDSIFSDSMKVADHVHYNPPSFLLPSFWGPYARRSRVIRTVFHEPFHGFQSLFSPMMGMGRNFFGSMGSMMDLDSDTLPNEDGIVNEDVVITKPFGNGKMTCREIRRNSAGCLKFRDECQKCKDIQHIDCSGKKPLEGPLKEELEEALAMAERFTQQYNTLLKRFEEQMFNTSSILDLFNKQFGWVSSLVNNTNSKDNIFQVQTVICRDGEEKPDEDTEPEETKVSVQLFDSPPMNFSVPGDIPWTDPKFSEVVAQKALDNYKETSVVVK